A portion of the Hoylesella buccalis ATCC 35310 genome contains these proteins:
- a CDS encoding DUF3408 domain-containing protein: MENKTKTTDKDFSWFLGVEDKTEYESTPQKGNEVPEIERPTNEQYTENTAHSEPAQHTENATVQRRISAKKRKETLEAYKQAYLVPTKLSNRKAVYLSRETQERADFIVRRLGDRGSNLSSFVENIVRIHLEEYGEDIEKWRKL, encoded by the coding sequence ATGGAAAATAAAACAAAGACAACGGACAAAGATTTTTCATGGTTTTTGGGTGTGGAAGATAAAACTGAGTACGAATCTACTCCACAGAAAGGGAATGAGGTTCCTGAAATAGAAAGACCAACTAACGAACAGTACACAGAGAACACTGCGCACTCTGAACCTGCGCAGCATACAGAGAACGCAACCGTTCAAAGGCGCATCAGTGCCAAAAAGAGAAAGGAGACGCTCGAAGCCTACAAGCAGGCCTACCTTGTTCCAACAAAACTAAGCAACCGAAAAGCGGTCTATCTGAGCAGGGAAACGCAGGAACGTGCCGACTTTATCGTGCGCAGGTTAGGCGACAGGGGCAGCAACCTTTCAAGTTTCGTGGAGAACATCGTGCGCATTCATTTGGAGGAGTATGGTGAGGACATAGAGAAGTGGAGAAAGCTGTGA
- a CDS encoding toprim domain-containing protein produces the protein MKEDLSRIKRYPIVEYLERIGIKPVRRTPVYALYRSPLRAETHPSFKVDTEKNLWIDYAEGRGGSIIDLCMRLESCTLSEAIHRLGQNAFDNITCSSRKNFVPNNLQPTMAANETRKLISISDTLPPHLREYLTKIRCIDLEKATPFLKCISYEVRGRRYQAIGFANLLGGYELRDNHSFKGTIAPKDITLIFTDKQTEHAIDKPLPVCVFEGFMDFLSFLSMKEEIASHCLVMNSVSNVARTVRYLNDRHLPHIRAFLDNDEAGRRATNDFVKAGFKVEDMSIHYKGFKDLNEFHVCRMRKQEQQKVQERTRMTVTEQKESKKSKQVKHKIR, from the coding sequence ATGAAAGAAGATTTATCACGCATCAAGCGATACCCCATCGTGGAGTATCTTGAAAGGATAGGCATCAAGCCTGTACGCAGAACACCAGTCTATGCGTTGTACCGCTCACCGCTGCGTGCAGAAACACATCCGAGTTTCAAGGTGGACACAGAGAAGAACCTTTGGATAGACTATGCCGAAGGCAGGGGCGGAAGTATCATCGACCTCTGTATGCGCTTGGAGAGCTGCACGCTATCGGAAGCCATCCACCGTTTGGGACAGAACGCTTTCGATAATATAACATGTAGTTCTCGTAAAAACTTCGTGCCTAATAATTTACAACCTACGATGGCTGCAAACGAGACAAGGAAACTGATAAGCATATCAGACACCTTGCCGCCACATTTGCGGGAGTATCTTACAAAGATACGCTGCATTGATTTGGAAAAGGCAACGCCATTTCTTAAATGTATCAGTTACGAGGTAAGGGGCAGGCGCTATCAAGCCATTGGCTTTGCCAACCTGTTGGGAGGATATGAGCTCCGAGACAATCACTCGTTCAAGGGAACGATAGCTCCGAAGGACATTACTCTGATATTTACGGACAAACAGACAGAACACGCAATAGACAAGCCACTGCCTGTATGTGTGTTTGAAGGATTTATGGATTTCCTTTCTTTTCTTTCAATGAAAGAGGAGATAGCCAGCCACTGCCTTGTGATGAACTCCGTAAGCAATGTGGCAAGGACTGTTCGCTATCTGAACGACCGACACCTGCCCCATATCCGTGCCTTCCTTGATAATGATGAAGCAGGACGGAGGGCAACCAATGATTTCGTCAAGGCAGGTTTCAAGGTGGAGGATATGTCCATACATTACAAAGGCTTCAAAGACCTCAACGAGTTTCATGTCTGCCGTATGCGTAAACAGGAGCAGCAGAAAGTGCAGGAACGGACACGGATGACGGTTACGGAGCAAAAGGAAAGTAAGAAATCAAAACAAGTCAAACATAAAATTAGATAG
- a CDS encoding relaxase/mobilization nuclease domain-containing protein, which produces MIGKCKAIAHGSTALDYIFREGKLGSRLAFHNLCSRDSKTIYEEMKVVSDYNSRCRNKFLRIEIGIAPQDEKRLPVSELMWIAHLFAKRMGLDNHQWVAVTHKDTDNRHIHIIANRISLYGEVYDTTFVSNRAAKVAEEISREKGLTIAKEVKAEKKYQKTKASPTREQTKKEVQQICYSLLDKYKGTGITGHSMFLYELNKKGIIIERMKNKQGKVYGLKFSYAGQSFKASEIGREFGYRSLQKNFEPTNKEEPKKPHQTVQEPTENNKQSDTGYQLVPKSRSTVSRDNDTPRVQNSIGAVADTIVSAADEVVEGLGDLITPSTLGYDLTEAAWQRKLRYQANRKKKRGRGI; this is translated from the coding sequence ATGATAGGTAAATGCAAGGCGATAGCGCACGGCAGCACGGCTTTGGACTATATTTTCAGGGAAGGTAAACTCGGTAGTCGGCTTGCATTCCACAATCTTTGCAGCAGAGATTCAAAGACCATCTACGAGGAAATGAAAGTGGTCAGTGACTACAACAGCCGTTGCAGGAACAAGTTTCTCCGTATCGAAATCGGTATCGCACCGCAGGACGAGAAAAGACTGCCTGTGTCCGAACTTATGTGGATTGCTCATTTGTTTGCCAAGCGAATGGGACTCGACAACCACCAATGGGTGGCGGTAACGCACAAGGACACCGATAACAGACATATTCACATCATTGCGAACCGTATCAGTCTGTATGGAGAAGTCTATGATACTACTTTTGTGAGCAATAGGGCAGCAAAAGTGGCGGAGGAAATAAGCAGAGAGAAAGGCTTGACCATTGCAAAGGAGGTCAAGGCAGAAAAGAAATATCAAAAGACAAAAGCAAGTCCAACGAGAGAGCAAACCAAGAAAGAGGTTCAGCAAATCTGTTATTCCTTGCTTGACAAGTACAAAGGAACAGGTATCACGGGACACTCCATGTTCCTTTACGAGTTGAACAAGAAGGGCATTATTATAGAGCGTATGAAGAACAAGCAGGGCAAGGTCTATGGCTTGAAGTTCTCATACGCAGGGCAATCCTTCAAGGCTTCCGAAATTGGCAGGGAATTCGGCTACCGTTCTTTGCAAAAGAATTTTGAACCAACTAACAAGGAAGAACCAAAGAAACCACATCAAACAGTACAAGAGCCGACAGAAAACAACAAACAATCTGATACAGGTTATCAGCTTGTACCCAAAAGCCGTTCCACTGTCTCACGAGACAATGATACCCCACGAGTGCAGAACTCCATTGGTGCAGTGGCAGACACCATTGTTAGCGCAGCCGATGAAGTTGTGGAAGGGTTAGGCGATTTGATTACACCAAGTACACTAGGCTATGACTTAACCGAAGCTGCATGGCAGCGCAAACTCAGATACCAAGCTAACAGAAAGAAGAAACGTGGAAGGGGAATATAA
- a CDS encoding glycoside hydrolase family 25 protein, giving the protein MKRIVSCVIALFCILAVHAQYFDVQCEDTCSHVHGIDLSHYQGEVFWETVGENTKNTYVYLKATEGGDRIDPTYQTNIELAHRYGLKVGSYHFFRPKTNLTLQLQNFMTQCRPGDQDLIPMIDVETRNGLSTEAFCDSLHKFLGMVEEVYQQKPLIYTGANFYDHNLSGQLDSYQIMIAQYTDREPVLADGRDITMWQYTGKGRINGINTFVDKSRMMGRHGLREIRFRRNVTNTRKYTWIH; this is encoded by the coding sequence ATGAAAAGAATCGTTTCATGCGTGATTGCCCTATTCTGCATATTGGCCGTCCATGCCCAATATTTTGACGTACAATGCGAAGACACATGCTCGCATGTACATGGCATCGACTTGAGCCACTACCAAGGAGAGGTGTTTTGGGAAACAGTAGGTGAAAACACCAAGAACACATACGTCTACCTCAAAGCCACTGAAGGCGGTGACAGGATAGACCCTACCTATCAAACCAACATTGAGTTGGCGCATCGCTATGGCCTGAAAGTGGGTTCGTACCACTTCTTCAGACCTAAGACCAACTTGACGCTCCAACTGCAGAACTTCATGACACAGTGCCGACCTGGTGACCAAGACCTCATTCCCATGATTGACGTAGAAACTCGCAACGGCTTGTCAACAGAAGCTTTTTGTGACTCTTTGCACAAATTCCTGGGCATGGTGGAAGAAGTTTATCAACAAAAACCACTCATCTACACGGGTGCCAACTTCTATGACCACAACCTATCTGGACAACTGGACAGTTATCAAATCATGATAGCGCAGTATACCGACCGAGAACCGGTATTGGCAGACGGGCGAGACATTACCATGTGGCAATACACGGGTAAAGGTAGAATCAACGGAATTAATACCTTTGTTGATAAAAGCAGAATGATGGGAAGACACGGACTCAGAGAAATCAGATTCCGACGAAATGTCACGAACACGAGAAAGTATACATGGATACATTAA
- a CDS encoding plasmid mobilization protein, producing the protein MSRYKGKSARWQQQDKEGQQMKKTEFIKVRCTLEEKQRIKSKAESTGRKFSDYCREILLNGEVTAVPRMTDNEREAIAILQHTGRFYGQISNLIKVKDERWLFITKNLSLCAKEAFKRFYDPHFRVDDEIYKVLNLTRNDR; encoded by the coding sequence ATGAGCAGATACAAAGGAAAATCTGCCCGATGGCAGCAACAGGATAAGGAAGGGCAGCAGATGAAGAAGACGGAGTTCATCAAGGTAAGATGCACCTTAGAGGAAAAGCAACGTATCAAGTCAAAAGCGGAAAGCACGGGACGGAAGTTCTCTGACTACTGCCGTGAGATACTCCTTAACGGAGAAGTAACAGCCGTTCCCAGGATGACAGACAATGAGAGGGAAGCCATTGCCATTCTCCAGCATACAGGAAGGTTCTACGGGCAGATTTCCAATCTCATCAAAGTCAAGGATGAAAGGTGGCTATTCATCACTAAGAACCTTTCGCTATGTGCCAAAGAGGCATTTAAGCGGTTTTACGACCCGCATTTTCGGGTGGATGATGAAATATATAAGGTCTTAAATCTAACAAGAAATGATAGGTAA
- a CDS encoding ComEC/Rec2 family competence protein, with translation MRIEILQAGTGDSIWISHNKKNVVIDGGKSTIAIRTRYDKIPLDEIIDLLVVTHIDSDHIAGIIALVKHMKENGESHRLKQVWFNFPKKEETDEYSVAEGNELASLLLGIDGVCWNNNISELLDSTIEVGDMKLRVLAPDHDVADEYKPNNPDELGVYPEDWHVNLRTLIDNVDDDDMDEGGPNSQSIIILVECEGKKLLLPGDSTPKELYDALLYYNNTNGTPLKLDFMKLPHHGSTRNVTKNILDAVTCSDFIISTKKNKKYRFPNKETIAKLLRYRKCADKAINVYFNYQDSLDVLGITADELMENNINLNVCNEFVF, from the coding sequence ATGCGCATAGAGATACTACAAGCGGGAACAGGTGATAGTATTTGGATTAGTCACAATAAGAAAAATGTTGTGATTGATGGTGGGAAATCTACAATAGCCATTAGGACTAGATATGACAAAATACCACTAGATGAGATTATTGACCTGCTTGTGGTGACTCATATCGACTCTGACCACATAGCTGGCATCATAGCATTGGTTAAACATATGAAAGAAAATGGGGAGTCACATAGGCTGAAACAAGTTTGGTTCAACTTCCCCAAGAAAGAAGAGACAGATGAATACTCTGTTGCCGAAGGAAATGAGTTGGCATCACTTCTTCTTGGAATAGATGGTGTGTGCTGGAATAACAACATTTCCGAATTGCTTGACTCTACGATAGAGGTTGGGGATATGAAACTGCGTGTACTGGCACCTGATCATGATGTGGCTGATGAATATAAGCCAAACAATCCTGATGAACTTGGAGTTTATCCAGAAGATTGGCATGTAAATTTAAGGACCTTGATAGATAATGTTGATGATGACGATATGGATGAAGGAGGTCCCAATAGCCAGTCAATTATAATTCTAGTTGAATGTGAAGGCAAGAAGTTGTTGCTACCTGGTGATAGTACCCCCAAGGAGCTATATGATGCGCTTCTGTATTATAATAACACCAATGGTACACCTCTTAAACTGGATTTTATGAAACTTCCCCATCATGGAAGTACACGAAACGTCACTAAAAACATCCTTGACGCGGTTACATGTTCAGACTTCATTATTTCAACTAAGAAGAATAAGAAATATCGTTTCCCAAATAAAGAGACCATTGCCAAGCTTCTTCGCTACAGAAAATGTGCAGATAAGGCAATCAACGTCTACTTTAACTATCAAGATTCTCTTGATGTGCTTGGAATAACAGCAGATGAGTTGATGGAAAATAATATTAATCTCAACGTTTGTAATGAATTCGTTTTTTGA
- a CDS encoding helix-turn-helix domain-containing protein codes for MESVKDLNMEADDMQGVLSALEGVNRRIKEVAQTHKPLFGGEHFLTSKEVCERLYISPRTLQDYRDRKIIPYTQFAGKILYKESDLERLVENNYSY; via the coding sequence ATGGAATCAGTAAAGGACTTGAACATGGAAGCGGATGATATGCAGGGGGTGCTGTCCGCACTTGAAGGAGTGAACAGACGGATAAAGGAAGTGGCACAGACACACAAACCGCTGTTTGGAGGTGAGCATTTCCTGACGAGCAAGGAAGTATGCGAGCGGCTGTATATCAGCCCTCGTACTTTGCAGGACTATCGGGACAGGAAGATTATTCCCTACACACAGTTCGCGGGGAAGATACTTTATAAGGAATCGGACTTGGAAAGGTTGGTAGAGAATAATTATAGCTATTAA
- a CDS encoding helix-turn-helix domain-containing protein: MGYFIITDSNWAKLRNEILSLAETCHKAFGEQSQHTDWLHNGDVCKLLNISKRTLQHYRDTGVLPFSQIGHKCYYKREDVERLLQTKSEKTKTDRIKNNK; the protein is encoded by the coding sequence ATGGGATATTTTATCATTACGGATTCAAACTGGGCAAAACTGAGGAACGAGATACTCAGTCTTGCCGAGACCTGCCACAAAGCTTTCGGAGAACAGAGTCAGCACACCGATTGGCTGCACAACGGCGATGTATGCAAGTTGCTTAATATCAGCAAGCGCACCTTGCAGCATTACCGTGATACGGGCGTGCTGCCCTTCTCACAGATCGGGCACAAGTGCTATTACAAGCGTGAGGACGTGGAGCGGCTGTTGCAGACTAAATCGGAGAAGACAAAAACAGACAGAATAAAGAATAACAAATAA
- a CDS encoding NACHT domain-containing protein, which produces MAEGYDYVFTAQHILKYDRKKALNAVLDKIETIEIDVFEDGHFITYKTITKGNIANSLLPIGEDFLIIRIDKSEKHFTPFFLADDLIEEKSMQLYGVSGEAQDIITRLDCMCVDSKVNLVNITSHVDNMDSLHGMSGGGVFAQNQPLMYGMLWKYAVTNGEFHNVKITQELEEKIKSQLIVRKWKSLNFINITQCKQAMSVVYDSVFRDVNDSILVNHNNTRFPLEARFIMPDFIDEVQNLYSDDQGKTEEKPIEVDPTNLYIKSSEIQEYSEQYLKEFYNQLNKTSNREIRIPASTILNPSSNILLIVGGPGSGKSSLLKYLTLQLLKGKMNAYDGYLPVWMPFSYMARNCDSDIKSIVRDWLQENKLWEKNSYYLEYAFEQQKILLIADGIDEWSEAPLQADRIIRKVKAETEADNLLAIFSSREYGIANINSPFSTSDTYTIAPLSALQQDELVKKCVNHYNGVIREIKSTVEFLSAKLRSLQDIDRMKENPMLLTILIGQYLQGNELPHNNIAAMNCIMEQLFVKHQLSRKYQAYDYSGAFDYTSNKMMLGILSKEMFDYYNDGSMDKTQAEILLNQYLNSQTSGQELINAHIVDDLFRHNTHQLGVIEERIGSRISFINRQLQEFMTAKYLSVDIERAKVFLRDKVSDAGLHQVVLFLFEMMPASAFVGLYNILKPIKANDYRDYYLYKLKLEVLVRSTKAPKHFLLKEIEEYIQRIEWESDYDIKHDLLEILLDGLYNTSLQDRIEDFISRYIPSTSVYHDIRLSGLAQVADLTEEDRQFIVLTVINGDVNNKILASKVIRGHIASDEKLLEMVNSYIIPSTLPEVVAFFIRSVIVDGIDIDKENELVRKVVACDIFTHFYQIEFALFTGRPVSSDEILELVTELPFSIQEEANRLLQQYFPQDDAVMQKALKSVSAFYEGRGNINKGIAWNYLLTCWINHPNVIKAIKEELNKEYSFNFGNSYELWKIIQRQELSPDLLQVITEWAVNRDKKHFKWGIESLIVNTIVNDSRIKTKLLEALEDMKSYQHIVVHPLIKNWGQDADVIKILQQCLDEMPLDQSSWIAGYAYEIYQGNDERIMAYLDKCINDVNKGIMKDRAVSVYIGHYKEKFAERYIPRILNGEISMSDHILGSKWGILEAIIQNYSERKDVREYLQNYYSDDYRFAGQIIAKYHGSELASRMLKKWYHMDTRLRLMMIHKISNLSSMDERIEEILHLFQQEGNAYVLCDTVLCLVEHLKRKGRDADVFKIAEKVFITSQVTTEYTYKMRFCIYLMYHKLDEYVQIDLRTGGKEYEFAQFHAFYNDSPYVEKTIADEADYLLANDMANLKKIVRDDKGIYSYIVFFSKYVNPTSKAANIIVKYLIENKVKIDDANILLFLKKVGRQKSLLKELVISHIDNTNNEMSATVAQIIAVEFDKDEDIKNLLKLDEWKWRNNSFNRVSLNCSLNTNVEKLKDIFDEYKENKYDLSNDYAFYNFIFSMIDKNKVFENLKYYLTELQDTFVYRMIITPLTLRLKRDKATADVLYEELMHTEDSRIRVAIYSLLSSVGVKSSELREWREQQHEYLNEYGHDIVLNRDRQLMVIVQ; this is translated from the coding sequence GTGGCTGAAGGGTACGATTATGTCTTTACGGCTCAGCATATTCTTAAATATGATCGGAAAAAGGCGTTAAATGCTGTTCTTGATAAAATAGAAACCATCGAAATAGATGTGTTTGAGGATGGTCATTTTATAACCTATAAGACCATTACAAAAGGCAATATCGCGAATTCTTTACTTCCTATTGGTGAAGATTTTCTTATCATTAGGATTGATAAGAGCGAAAAGCATTTTACTCCTTTCTTCTTGGCAGATGACCTCATTGAAGAAAAATCCATGCAACTCTATGGGGTTTCAGGCGAGGCGCAAGACATAATTACTAGACTGGATTGTATGTGTGTAGATAGCAAAGTAAATCTGGTTAATATCACTTCACATGTAGATAATATGGACAGTCTGCATGGAATGTCAGGTGGTGGCGTTTTTGCCCAGAACCAACCATTAATGTATGGTATGTTATGGAAATATGCTGTGACGAATGGTGAGTTTCACAATGTAAAGATTACACAGGAATTAGAGGAAAAGATTAAATCACAGTTAATTGTACGAAAATGGAAATCGCTTAATTTTATTAATATAACACAGTGTAAACAAGCAATGAGCGTTGTTTACGACAGTGTATTCCGTGATGTCAATGATTCTATACTGGTTAACCATAATAATACGCGGTTCCCTCTTGAGGCAAGATTTATAATGCCTGATTTTATTGATGAAGTACAAAACTTGTATTCTGATGACCAAGGGAAAACAGAGGAGAAACCTATTGAAGTTGATCCTACAAATCTCTATATAAAAAGTAGTGAGATCCAGGAATATAGTGAGCAATATCTGAAAGAGTTTTATAACCAGCTGAATAAAACAAGCAATAGGGAAATTAGAATTCCTGCATCAACTATATTAAATCCCAGCAGTAATATATTACTCATTGTAGGAGGCCCTGGCTCGGGCAAATCTTCTTTGCTAAAGTATCTTACCTTGCAACTGCTAAAAGGAAAAATGAATGCCTATGACGGCTACTTGCCTGTATGGATGCCATTTTCATATATGGCAAGGAATTGCGATAGTGATATAAAGAGTATTGTTCGAGATTGGCTTCAAGAAAACAAGTTATGGGAGAAAAACAGCTATTATCTAGAATATGCATTTGAGCAGCAGAAGATACTGCTAATAGCTGATGGAATAGATGAATGGAGTGAGGCCCCCCTACAAGCAGACAGAATTATCCGAAAAGTAAAGGCAGAGACAGAGGCTGATAATTTACTCGCCATTTTTTCAAGCAGGGAATATGGCATTGCGAATATCAATTCCCCTTTCAGTACAAGCGACACATATACAATCGCACCATTGTCTGCGCTACAGCAGGATGAACTTGTGAAGAAATGCGTAAATCATTATAATGGAGTGATTCGTGAAATAAAGAGCACAGTAGAGTTCCTATCTGCTAAGTTGAGGTCATTACAAGATATTGATCGAATGAAAGAGAACCCCATGCTACTGACCATCCTTATTGGGCAATATCTACAGGGTAACGAACTTCCTCACAACAATATTGCGGCCATGAATTGTATAATGGAACAATTGTTTGTCAAGCATCAACTTTCACGCAAGTATCAGGCTTACGACTATTCTGGGGCATTTGACTACACAAGCAACAAAATGATGCTTGGAATCCTCTCAAAAGAAATGTTTGACTATTACAATGATGGCAGCATGGATAAGACTCAGGCAGAAATACTGCTTAACCAATACCTGAATAGTCAGACATCAGGGCAAGAACTGATTAATGCGCATATTGTTGATGATTTATTCAGGCATAATACACATCAACTTGGTGTTATAGAGGAAAGGATAGGTTCTCGCATTTCCTTCATCAATAGGCAACTACAGGAATTTATGACTGCTAAATACCTTTCGGTAGATATAGAGAGGGCTAAAGTTTTTCTCCGAGATAAAGTTTCGGATGCCGGGCTACACCAGGTTGTTCTCTTCCTTTTCGAAATGATGCCAGCATCAGCTTTTGTAGGTTTGTACAATATCTTAAAACCTATAAAGGCAAACGATTATAGGGATTATTATTTATATAAATTGAAATTAGAGGTTTTGGTAAGATCTACGAAGGCACCCAAACATTTCTTACTAAAAGAAATAGAAGAATACATACAAAGGATTGAGTGGGAATCTGATTATGACATCAAACATGATTTACTGGAAATTCTGCTTGATGGTTTGTATAATACCTCATTACAAGATCGCATTGAAGACTTTATATCCAGATATATTCCTTCAACTTCCGTATATCATGACATCAGGCTATCGGGGTTGGCACAAGTGGCTGATTTGACAGAAGAGGATCGCCAGTTTATTGTTTTGACTGTTATAAATGGTGATGTGAACAACAAAATACTCGCATCTAAGGTAATTAGGGGTCATATCGCTAGCGACGAAAAGTTGCTGGAGATGGTTAATTCATATATAATACCATCAACATTGCCAGAAGTGGTAGCCTTCTTCATCAGAAGTGTTATTGTAGACGGGATAGATATAGATAAGGAAAACGAGCTAGTACGAAAAGTAGTGGCGTGTGACATCTTTACTCACTTTTATCAAATTGAGTTTGCTTTATTTACAGGTAGGCCCGTTTCATCTGATGAAATCCTTGAATTGGTTACAGAACTACCATTTTCAATTCAAGAGGAAGCTAACCGATTATTGCAGCAATATTTTCCACAAGACGATGCAGTCATGCAAAAGGCTCTAAAGTCAGTTAGTGCATTCTACGAAGGACGAGGTAATATTAACAAGGGTATAGCATGGAATTACCTGCTGACATGTTGGATAAATCATCCAAATGTTATCAAGGCCATTAAGGAAGAACTTAATAAGGAATATTCTTTTAATTTTGGAAATAGCTATGAATTGTGGAAAATTATTCAAAGACAAGAACTATCTCCAGATTTGCTTCAAGTGATAACCGAATGGGCTGTCAATAGGGACAAAAAGCATTTTAAATGGGGTATTGAGTCTCTCATTGTAAATACCATTGTTAACGATTCTCGAATCAAGACTAAACTTCTTGAAGCATTAGAGGATATGAAAAGTTATCAGCATATTGTTGTCCATCCTCTCATCAAAAACTGGGGACAAGATGCTGATGTTATAAAAATACTGCAACAATGTCTGGATGAGATGCCGTTAGACCAATCTTCGTGGATAGCAGGATATGCTTATGAAATATACCAAGGCAATGACGAACGGATTATGGCGTATCTAGATAAATGTATCAATGATGTAAATAAGGGTATAATGAAAGACCGTGCAGTGTCTGTGTATATAGGACATTATAAGGAGAAATTTGCAGAAAGATACATACCCCGGATACTCAATGGAGAAATCTCTATGAGTGATCATATTCTCGGCTCAAAATGGGGCATACTGGAAGCCATTATACAGAACTATTCAGAGCGTAAGGATGTCAGAGAGTACCTTCAGAATTATTATTCTGACGACTATAGATTTGCTGGGCAGATTATAGCAAAATATCATGGTTCTGAGTTGGCCTCCAGAATGCTTAAAAAGTGGTATCACATGGATACACGTTTGAGGCTGATGATGATACACAAAATTTCTAACTTGTCGAGTATGGACGAGCGCATAGAAGAAATATTACACTTATTCCAACAGGAGGGTAATGCATATGTCCTATGTGATACAGTTTTGTGCTTAGTAGAACACTTGAAAAGAAAAGGAAGAGACGCTGATGTGTTTAAGATTGCAGAAAAGGTGTTCATCACGTCACAGGTCACGACAGAATATACTTACAAAATGCGATTCTGTATTTACCTGATGTACCATAAACTTGATGAATATGTGCAGATTGATTTACGAACAGGGGGTAAAGAATACGAGTTTGCTCAGTTTCATGCCTTTTACAATGATAGTCCATATGTGGAGAAGACCATTGCAGATGAAGCAGATTATTTGCTTGCAAATGATATGGCCAATCTGAAGAAGATTGTCAGAGATGATAAGGGTATTTATTCGTATATTGTTTTCTTCTCGAAATATGTTAATCCTACCTCGAAGGCAGCAAACATCATTGTAAAATATCTTATAGAGAATAAAGTAAAAATAGATGATGCAAATATTCTGTTGTTCTTAAAAAAAGTCGGGAGACAAAAATCGTTATTGAAAGAATTAGTGATAAGCCATATTGATAATACAAATAATGAAATGTCTGCAACTGTGGCTCAAATCATTGCCGTAGAATTTGATAAAGATGAAGATATTAAGAATCTATTGAAGTTGGATGAATGGAAATGGCGTAATAATTCTTTTAACCGTGTATCGCTCAACTGTTCACTCAACACCAACGTGGAGAAGCTAAAAGATATATTTGACGAATATAAGGAGAACAAATATGATTTGAGCAATGATTATGCTTTTTACAACTTTATATTCTCAATGATAGATAAAAACAAGGTTTTTGAAAATTTAAAATACTACTTAACTGAGCTTCAAGATACATTTGTTTATCGGATGATTATCACTCCTTTGACATTAAGATTGAAACGTGATAAAGCAACAGCAGATGTGCTTTATGAAGAACTTATGCATACCGAGGACTCAAGAATTAGGGTGGCCATCTATTCATTACTTTCGTCTGTTGGGGTGAAAAGTTCGGAATTGAGAGAATGGAGAGAGCAACAGCATGAGTATCTTAATGAATATGGTCATGATATTGTATTGAATAGGGATAGGCAATTGATGGTGATTGTGCAATAA